GCCCCGTGGAGCTGCGGTCCCTGGAAGGTGAGGTGGTGCGGCACTACACGGTCGGCGGGGACCGGCACCGACTCCAGGCGCACGGTTCCGCTGGCGGTGGTGCGCTGCCCCATCCCGTCCCAGTCGTCGACGACCGTCAGGCCGGGCGCGTCGCGCGCCACGTACGCCACGTGCAGGTTGTCGTCGTCGGCGCGGGCGAGGACGGGGATCCAGTCGGCGAGCAGCGCTCCAGTGGAGTAGTGCTTGACGCCGTCGAGGACGTACAACCCGTCGGGGCGGCGCGCGAGCCGGGTGCGGATGTCCTGGATGTGCAGGGTGCCCGCCTCGGACTGGGCGTTGCCGAACCGCTTCCCCTCCAGCACCTCCCCGAAGAAGAACTTCTTCTGCTCGTCGGCCCCCTGTCGCCGCAGCACGTTGATGTACACGAAGTGGCTCTGCGGGATCTGGGCGAGGCTGGCGTCCGCGGCGCCCAGCAGCCGGAAGATCTCGGCGAGCGTCTCCGCACGGATGTCCGCGCCGCCGAACTCCGCGGGCACCGTCACGGCGAGCAGCCCGGAGGCCGACAGCCGTTCCAGCTCCGCGTGCGGGAGCCGGCGCCGCGCATCCCGCTCGGCGGCGCCCTCGCGGAACTCCGCGGCGAGTTCCGCGGCGACGGCGAGGGCCTCGGCGTCGCCGGTGATCACGGTCGTGGCGCTCATCCGGTGGCCGCCAGCAGTGTCGTACGCCCGCCGAGAGCGGCCGAGAACTGGTCGGTGACCTGGGCCAGTGCCTCGGCCGCGCCCGGTGCGACGGTCAGCTTGCCGTCGTCGCCGGCGGTGATGTCCTGGTCGAGCGTGAACCAGCCCTGGACGATGTGCGCGGCGCCCATAGAGCTCAGCACGGGGCGCAGGGCGTAGTCGATGGCCAGGACGTGGGCGGTGGTGCCGCCGGTGGCCAGCGGCAGGACGGTCTTGCCCGCCAGGGCGTACTGCGGGAGCAGGTCGAGCAGCGACTTCAGCAGGCCGGAGTACGCGGCCTTGTAGACGGGAGTGCCGATCACGACCCCGTCCGCCTGCTCGAACAGGGCGGTGGCCCGGGTGATCTCCGGGTGCCGGAAGTCGGCGCCGAGCAGGGCTTCGGCGGGGAGGGTACGGACGTCCAGGGGGATCACCTCGTGCCCCTGCGCGGTGAGCCGGTCGTCCAGGTGGCGCAGGAGCCGTGCGGTGCGGGAGGTGGCGGAGGGGCTTCCGGAGACGGACAGGACGGTGGCCATGCGGGGACCTTTCAGGAGTACGGCGGCGGTCAGGCGTGGACGGTGACGGGCTCGGGTTCCTGGGCCTCCAGTTCGCGCACGAGGGGCAGCACCCGCCTGCCGAAGTACTCGACCTCCTCCAGGTAGTGCAGGAAGCCGAGGAGGAAGAGGTCGACGCCGAGCCGCTTGTAGGCGACGATCCTCCCCCAGCCTTCGGCCGGAGGGACCCCCATGGCGATCTGCTCGGGCGTGCCGATCAGCCCTGTACGGAAGCCGTCGTTGTACTGGACGAGGTCCTCGAAGGCGGAGTCCTGCCACATGCCCTTGCCGTCCCCTGTGGACGGACCGGCCTGCTGGACGGCGTCACGGAAACCGTGGACGGCCTGTGTGTCGGCCTTGGCGACGATCTCGCGGAGCCTCTCGCGGGCCTCGGCCTCGGTGTCCCGTGCGATGAGGAAGCCGTTGAGGCCGAACTTCGGCGGCGTACGGCCCACTTGGGCGGCGGAGAGGCGCACGTCGTTGATCTGTTCGGTGACGCCGTCGAAGTCCTTGCCGTTGCTGAAGTACCAGTCGGAGACGCGGCCGGCCATGGCGCGGGCCGCGGTGGAGTTGCCGCCCTGGAAGATCTCGGGGTGAGGCCGTCCGGGGACGTCGACGGGCTTCGGCTTCAGGGAGAAGTCACGGATGCGGTAGAAGTCGCCGGCCAGCTCCACGTGGTCCTCGGTCCAGATGGCGCGCAGGGCGCGGATGAACTCCTCCGAGCGCCGGTAACGTTCATCGTGCTCCAGCCACGGTTCGCCGAGGGCGGTGAACTCGCCCTTGAACCAGCCGCTGACGACGTTCACCGCGAAGCGGCCGTGCGACAGGTGGTCGGCGGTGGTGCCGAGCTTGGCGAGCACACCCGGGTGCCAGAGGCCGGGATGGACGGCGGCGATGACCTTCAGCCGCTGGGTGGCGAGCAGCAGGGCGAGGCTGAAGCTGGTCGACTCGTGCTGGTATTCGGCGCCGTAGCCGGCCATGTAGCGCACCTGGCTGAGGGCGTAGTCGAAGCCGTTGTTCTCGGCGAGCACGGCCAGTTCGCGGTTGTAGTCGTAGCCCCAGTCGGTGCGCTGCTCGATGGTGCTGGTGACGAGGCCGCCGCTGACGTTCGGCACCCAGTAGGCGAAGCGGGCGGGGTCGGATCCGGGGGGTACAGGCATGGAGGGCTCCTGGGAAAGGTGCGCGTGAAAATGCGTGCGGTGACGGGGAAACGCGCCCACTGAATGCGCTGTTCAGGCATGCCGGAACGACATTGCGGCCCGACCGGGAAAGCCGCACATCACCACGGGATACGGCCGGGCGCGGAATTCAGGAAGGGAGATGAGAGCGGCGCGAGTGCGAGGGTTTCCCTCGGGTGCGCTCAGGCCCGACAGCGACAGCAGGAGCTGGAGACACGCGCAAGGTCGACGTGGCGTCGCCGCGTGAGGTCCTGTCGCTTCATGTCATCGATCCAACCAAGCGCGCGTCCGGCCGGTCAAGAAGACCCGGAGGTGATTCCACATGGTGAGAGTCGGTATTCACGAGGTTGTGACAGGGATTCCCTTGAACCCGGCGCGCGGCGGGCGGCAGCCTCCTGGTGTGCGTATCGAACAGCTCGAATACATCGCCACCGTCACACGCTTCGGCTCGCTGCGGCGGGCCGCCGAGGAACTGCACCTGTCCCAGCCGGCGCTCAGCGAGACCGTACGCAACCTGGAGCGCGAACTGGGCGTGGACCTGTTGGAGCGCAAGCGGTCCGGGGCGAAGATCAGCGATGAGGGCCGGGAGCTGCTGCCGCACATCATGAGTGTGCTGGACGCGGTCGACCGGCTGCGCTGCGCGGCCGGCGACCAGTACCGCACCAGCCGCATGGTCCGGCTCGGTACGGTCAACACGGCCACCGTGCCGCTGCTCATCCCGACCGTGCGCGAGTTCCGGGCCTTGCACCCGGTCACCCAGGTCGAGGTGGTCGGCGCGCAGCAGGCGGAGATCCACCGCGGGCTGCTGGAGGGTGCCTTCGACCTGGGTCTGGTGAACTACCTCGGAGGCGACGACATGCCGCCCGGCTTCGAGACCACCGAGCTCCTGCGCGGGCGGCCCGTGGTGTGCGTGCGCCCGGACAGTCCGCTGGCGGGCCTGGACGCGGTGGACGTGGACAGTCTCCTGACCGAGCCACTGGTCGTGATGCGGTCCGGCTATGTCATGCACCGCTTCGTGCACCGCCTGCTCCGCGGCCGGACACCGTCCTTCTCCTACTCCACCGACGGCGCGGAGATGGGCAAGCTGATGGTCGCCGAAGGGCTGGGTGCCACGGTGCTGCCCGACTTCAGCGTCATCGGAGACCCGCTGGAGCGGCGGGGCGCGATCACCGTACGGCCGCTCGCGGGAGACGGAACCGAGGTGCTGCTGGCCCTGCAGCGCCGCCCTTCCGGTTCCGTGCCGCGGGCCGTCCGCGATCTGCACGAGCTGTTCGTGCGCAACGCCCGTGCGTACCAAGCCTCTTGAGGACGTGGGCGGGCGGATCCTGCCTGAGTGTGGGGGGGGAGCCGGACGCGGGTGGTCGGGCGGACAGGGCGCCGAGTTGGACCGTAGGGCTGGAGGACAGGACCTCGGAGAGCCGGCCGGCGGCGGAGCGGAACTCCCCGGTCAGCGGGTGCGGGCCGTGGCCGACGATGGTCAGGACCTGGAATGGCTGCGGGCGCGCCTCGCGCTCCAGCCAGGCGAAAGGCGCTGCCGACGAAGCCGCGTCGGCAGTGGGCGGAGCACTCGTCGGCACAACAGCAGGCCGGCGCCCGCCGTCCTTTGGGGCCGGGGCGGCAGGTCTGTGAAGCGCCCGGGGGGACTGTGGGGTGAAGTCGCACCAGGTTCCGTCGAACGGGAAGACACCGGCTTCCGCGAGCCGGGCCACCCGGCGTACCTCCGCGCGGGTGTCCCCGGCCTCCCGCGAGGTGGGTAGTACGGTGATGTCGAGCTCCAGCTCGAACACGTCGATGCCGTCCGCGATGTGCGCCACCACATCGCGCCCGGCTCGCCGGCGGCCGGGCGAGACGCAGTCGCCAATATGCGAGAAGATTTGTCTCGCATATCGATACAGTCTTGTCCCGCACGGCGTGATCGATCAAGCTTCTCTCATGTCGATTCACCGCCCCTCCGAGCGCGCCGGCTTCCGCCTGGTGCTCATCGGTGTGCACGCGCACGCGGTTTCCGACGTCGACTGTCGCTGAACCCAGGGCTCGAAGAGGCGCTGCTCGCCTCCGCGTTGTCACAAAGCCGAGCCCAATCCGGCACAACCACACTTCTCGTGTCGTCGGTGCGGTCCCGCACAGCTCAGCACCCTCTTTCAGCTGATCCCGATGCCTTCCGACGGCACTCCCGCCCCGAAAGGCACCCATCCCCCCATGCGTGAACGCAGACTGATATCCCAGCGGGCCACCGTGACCGCCATCGGCCTGGCCCTTCTTGGAGTCGCGGCCTGCTCCGGGCCGAAGGACAACAGCGCGAGTTCCGGAGAGGGCGACGGAAAGCCCGCCAAGGGCGGCAAACTCACCGTGCTCAACTCCGAGGCGCAGTCGGACTTCGATCCGGCCCGCCTGTACACCTCCGGTGGCGGCAATGTCCCCTCGCTGGTCTTCCGTACGCTGACGACCCGCAACCGGGCGGCCGGTGCCGCGGGCACCAAGGTGGTCCCCGACCTCGCCACGGACCTCGGCACCCCCAGCAAGAACGCCACGGTATGGACGTACAGGCTGAAGACGGGGCTGAAGTTCGAGGACGGCTCCACCATCACGTCCGCCGACATCAAGTACGGCGTGGAACGGTCCTTCGCCGCCGAACTCTCCGGCGGGCCCCCGTACTTGCGCGACTGGCTGATAGGCGGCGACACCTACCAGGGCCCGTACAAGTCCGGCTCGGGCAAGAAGACGCTCGACTCCATCGAGACGCCGGACGACCGGACCATCGTCTTCAAGCTGAGGAAGCCCGTCGGTGACTTCCCCTACGTGGCGACGCAGACCCAGTTCGCGCCCGTGCCCAAGGACAAGGACACCGGCACCACGTACGAGGAACACCCGGTCTCCTCCGGCCCGTACAAGGTCGTCGAGAACACCAACGACGGCGAACGGCTCCAGCTGGAGCGCAACCCGCACTGGTCCGGGAAGGTCGACGACCAGCGCAAGGCCTACCCGGACACCATCGACGTGCGCTCCGGACTCGACCCGGCTGTCATCAACCAGCGGCTGTCGACCAGTTCGGGGGACGACGCGAGCGCGGTCACGACGGACACGAACCTCGGCCCCGCCGAGCTCGCTCAGATCGGCCAGGACAAGGCCCTGAAGTCCCGGGTCGGCGTCGGACACTTCGGCTACACCAACTATCTTGCGTTCAATCCGAAGGTGAAGCCGTTCGACAAGCCCGAGGTGCGGCAGGCGATCTCGTACGCCATCGGGCGCAGCAGCGTCATCAACGCCGTGGGCGGCTCCTCGCTCGCCGAGCCCGCCACCACCTTCCTGCCGAACCAGAAGGCCTTCGGCTACACGCCGTACGACCACTTCCCGGCGGGCAAGAACGGCAACCCGACGAAGGCCAAGGAGCTGCTGGCGAAGGCCGGTTACAAGAGCGGGCTGACCGTGACCCTCGACCATGCCACCGACGAGGGCGAGATGGGACCCAAGGTCGCCTCGGCCGTGCAGCAGTCCCTGGCGAAGGCCGGCATCACGGTGAGGCTGAAGGGCCTGGAGCTCAACGCCTACAACGAGAAGCGCCGGTACCCCGACGCCCCTGGGTTCTTCATCAGCCGCTGGGGCGCCGACTGGCCCGCCGGCTACCCGTTCCTCGCCCCGATCTTCGACGGCCGGCAGATCGTCAAGGACGGCTCCAACTTCAACCACGCGCAGCTCAACGACCCCGCGATCAACAAGGAGTTCGACGCGATCCACGAGCTCACCGACCTGAACGCAGCGGCCAAGCGCTGGGGCGCCCTGGACGAGAAGATCGGTGAGCTGGCCCTCACGGTGCCGCTCTACCACCCGGTCTACCAGCGGCTGGTCGGCAAGGACATCAAGAACGTCGTCATCGGCGACTGGACCGGCGTCCTCGACATCTCACAGGTGGCGGTCAAGTAATGACCGTGCAGGACGTGTTGGCCCCCGGGACGGGCGGACCGGCCGCCCCGGGGCCGGCGGCCGGAGCCCGCGGTGTGTGGCGGAGGCTGCGCACCCGGCCCTCGGCCGTCGTCGCGGGCGCGGTGCTCGCCGCGCTGATCCTCGCCGCACTCGCCGCGCCGCTGCTCACAGCGCTCAGCGGGCAGGACCCGTACACCTACCACGACGAACTGGTCGACTCCGCGAGCGGCGGCGCACCGACGGGTTCCTTCGGCGGTGTCAGCGGCGAGCACTGGCTGGGGGTCGAGCCGGGCACCGGCCGCGATCTGTTCGCCCGGCTGGTGTACGGCGCCCGGGTGTCGCTGCTCGTGGCGGCGGGGGCGACGGTGCTGCAGGTGGTGATCGGCGTGAGCGTGGGACTGGCCGCGGCACTCGGCAGCAGGTGGGCGGACCAGGTCCTCAGCCGGGTCACCGATGTGATGGTGGCGCTGCCGATGCTGGTCCTCGCCATCGCGCTGACCACCGTGGTACCCGACGACTTCCCGCGCCCGCTGCTGCTCATCGTGGTCATGGGCGCCCTCAACTGGGGCGGCACCTCCCGGGTCGTACGGGCCCAGACCCTGACGCTGCGCCGCCTCGACTTCGTCGCCGCGGCCCGGCTGGGCGGCTCGGGCCCGTTGCGTGTGGTCCGGCGGGAGCTGCTGCCATCGCTCGCGGCGCCCATCATCACCTACGCGGCCCTCCTCCTTCCGTCCAACATCGTGCTGGAGGCGTCGCTGTCGTTCCTCGGCATCGGCGTGAAGCCGCCCACGCCCTCGTGGGGTCAGATGCTGTCGACGGCGACCACCTGGTTCCGTGCCGACCCGATGTACGTCCTGCTGCCGTCCGGGCTGCTGTTCGTCACCGTCCTCGCCTTCACCGTGCTGGGCGACGCGGTACGCACCGCACTCGACCCGAGGGAGGCGAGCCGCCTGCGGGTGGGCACCCGCAAGGAGAAGACCCGTGACTGACCGTTTCCCGTTCCTGGGCGTGCGCTTCGCGGCGAAACGCCTGCTGGGTGCCGTACTGGTCCTGCTGGTGCTGTCCGCCGTCCTGTACGCGCTCTTCTATCTCGTCCCCGGCAACCCGGC
The nucleotide sequence above comes from Streptomyces sp. NL15-2K. Encoded proteins:
- a CDS encoding SfnB family sulfur acquisition oxidoreductase; this encodes MSATTVITGDAEALAVAAELAAEFREGAAERDARRRLPHAELERLSASGLLAVTVPAEFGGADIRAETLAEIFRLLGAADASLAQIPQSHFVYINVLRRQGADEQKKFFFGEVLEGKRFGNAQSEAGTLHIQDIRTRLARRPDGLYVLDGVKHYSTGALLADWIPVLARADDDNLHVAYVARDAPGLTVVDDWDGMGQRTTASGTVRLESVPVPADRVVPHHLTFQGPQLHGAVAQLLHTAIDAGIASGALAEAVEFVRTKSRPWFESVDEGHATAADDPLLIQRFGELAIRVRAADALLAAAARAVDTARAGLTDATAAEASIAVATAKVTAAEAAVEAGSALFEVSGTRSALDSLGLHRHWRDARTHTLHDPARWKVQHVGRYVLNGTKPPRHGLL
- the ssuE gene encoding NADPH-dependent FMN reductase, whose protein sequence is MATVLSVSGSPSATSRTARLLRHLDDRLTAQGHEVIPLDVRTLPAEALLGADFRHPEITRATALFEQADGVVIGTPVYKAAYSGLLKSLLDLLPQYALAGKTVLPLATGGTTAHVLAIDYALRPVLSSMGAAHIVQGWFTLDQDITAGDDGKLTVAPGAAEALAQVTDQFSAALGGRTTLLAATG
- the sfnG gene encoding dimethylsulfone monooxygenase SfnG, encoding MPVPPGSDPARFAYWVPNVSGGLVTSTIEQRTDWGYDYNRELAVLAENNGFDYALSQVRYMAGYGAEYQHESTSFSLALLLATQRLKVIAAVHPGLWHPGVLAKLGTTADHLSHGRFAVNVVSGWFKGEFTALGEPWLEHDERYRRSEEFIRALRAIWTEDHVELAGDFYRIRDFSLKPKPVDVPGRPHPEIFQGGNSTAARAMAGRVSDWYFSNGKDFDGVTEQINDVRLSAAQVGRTPPKFGLNGFLIARDTEAEARERLREIVAKADTQAVHGFRDAVQQAGPSTGDGKGMWQDSAFEDLVQYNDGFRTGLIGTPEQIAMGVPPAEGWGRIVAYKRLGVDLFLLGFLHYLEEVEYFGRRVLPLVRELEAQEPEPVTVHA
- a CDS encoding LysR family transcriptional regulator, coding for MRIEQLEYIATVTRFGSLRRAAEELHLSQPALSETVRNLERELGVDLLERKRSGAKISDEGRELLPHIMSVLDAVDRLRCAAGDQYRTSRMVRLGTVNTATVPLLIPTVREFRALHPVTQVEVVGAQQAEIHRGLLEGAFDLGLVNYLGGDDMPPGFETTELLRGRPVVCVRPDSPLAGLDAVDVDSLLTEPLVVMRSGYVMHRFVHRLLRGRTPSFSYSTDGAEMGKLMVAEGLGATVLPDFSVIGDPLERRGAITVRPLAGDGTEVLLALQRRPSGSVPRAVRDLHELFVRNARAYQAS
- a CDS encoding ABC transporter substrate-binding protein; this encodes MRERRLISQRATVTAIGLALLGVAACSGPKDNSASSGEGDGKPAKGGKLTVLNSEAQSDFDPARLYTSGGGNVPSLVFRTLTTRNRAAGAAGTKVVPDLATDLGTPSKNATVWTYRLKTGLKFEDGSTITSADIKYGVERSFAAELSGGPPYLRDWLIGGDTYQGPYKSGSGKKTLDSIETPDDRTIVFKLRKPVGDFPYVATQTQFAPVPKDKDTGTTYEEHPVSSGPYKVVENTNDGERLQLERNPHWSGKVDDQRKAYPDTIDVRSGLDPAVINQRLSTSSGDDASAVTTDTNLGPAELAQIGQDKALKSRVGVGHFGYTNYLAFNPKVKPFDKPEVRQAISYAIGRSSVINAVGGSSLAEPATTFLPNQKAFGYTPYDHFPAGKNGNPTKAKELLAKAGYKSGLTVTLDHATDEGEMGPKVASAVQQSLAKAGITVRLKGLELNAYNEKRRYPDAPGFFISRWGADWPAGYPFLAPIFDGRQIVKDGSNFNHAQLNDPAINKEFDAIHELTDLNAAAKRWGALDEKIGELALTVPLYHPVYQRLVGKDIKNVVIGDWTGVLDISQVAVK
- a CDS encoding ABC transporter permease, with product MTVQDVLAPGTGGPAAPGPAAGARGVWRRLRTRPSAVVAGAVLAALILAALAAPLLTALSGQDPYTYHDELVDSASGGAPTGSFGGVSGEHWLGVEPGTGRDLFARLVYGARVSLLVAAGATVLQVVIGVSVGLAAALGSRWADQVLSRVTDVMVALPMLVLAIALTTVVPDDFPRPLLLIVVMGALNWGGTSRVVRAQTLTLRRLDFVAAARLGGSGPLRVVRRELLPSLAAPIITYAALLLPSNIVLEASLSFLGIGVKPPTPSWGQMLSTATTWFRADPMYVLLPSGLLFVTVLAFTVLGDAVRTALDPREASRLRVGTRKEKTRD